The following are encoded in a window of Amycolatopsis lexingtonensis genomic DNA:
- a CDS encoding acyltransferase → MFFDDERSHRLRPQILTELVSQYMNDAERAQFYGLPSTCRVRERVKIISPENLKMGDHCWVGEGAALDASGGLEIGEHTSIGLNTLIFTHSSWLANMTLQNHSGSDLIERKPVKIGKGCFIGGLVVIMAGVTIGDFATVQPNSVVAKDVPPRTLVAGNPARVFQRYDEEYIQSEVDRVRAENARRREIAEERGGDATGWGAPSGDFSA, encoded by the coding sequence ATGTTCTTCGATGACGAGCGCAGCCACCGGCTGCGCCCGCAGATCCTGACCGAGCTCGTTTCGCAGTACATGAACGACGCCGAGCGCGCTCAGTTCTACGGGCTGCCCTCGACGTGCCGCGTGCGCGAGCGCGTGAAGATCATCAGCCCCGAGAACCTCAAGATGGGCGACCACTGCTGGGTCGGCGAAGGCGCGGCGCTCGACGCGAGCGGCGGCCTGGAGATCGGCGAGCACACCAGCATCGGCCTGAACACGCTGATCTTCACGCACTCGAGCTGGCTGGCGAACATGACGCTGCAGAACCATTCGGGCAGCGACCTGATCGAGCGCAAACCGGTGAAGATCGGCAAGGGCTGCTTCATCGGCGGCCTGGTGGTCATCATGGCGGGTGTGACGATCGGCGACTTCGCGACCGTGCAGCCGAATTCGGTGGTGGCGAAGGACGTCCCGCCGCGCACCCTGGTGGCGGGCAACCCGGCGCGGGTGTTCCAGCGGTACGACGAGGAGTACATCCAGTCCGAAGTGGACCGGGTGCGGGCGGAAAACGCGCGGCGCCGGGAGATCGCGGAAGAACGCGGCGGTGACGCTACCGGCTGGGGCGCGCCGTCCGGGGACTTCTCGGCGTAG
- a CDS encoding glycosyltransferase family 4 protein, whose protein sequence is MRIAVVNNFFPPRVGGSAHMAASLAAQFVEAGHEVLAITAAYADAPAEEKRDGYRVVRLPAVKMPQIGLSIDFDMSFASLRPGNWRRLWKLLDEFKPDAIHLHGQFFDLSWLAGIYARRHGIPTLLTIHTLLISDNKLYGGVFRLLDAVLVRPMLAYIKPRYVILDKLGVDYCVDRYGTSDENSEYFPIAVDTGHFAKPVTKDVRAEHEIGDAPLIVSLGHVIPLRNRLPLIEALPSILDKHPGVRVIVVGRVYHDAFLKRAAELGVSDALVVTGAVPKEDVPAYFAAADIVTHDLNGGCGTASLEAMLSGTATIASVTEDNYPGIELRNGENVLLVRPDDSEAVARTVIELLDDPDRRAQIAQRESEMVRSNFGLDVVAEEHLRTFEKLVSEADVLR, encoded by the coding sequence ATGCGCATCGCGGTGGTGAACAACTTCTTCCCGCCCCGCGTGGGCGGGAGCGCGCACATGGCGGCGTCGCTGGCGGCGCAGTTCGTCGAGGCCGGCCACGAGGTCCTGGCGATCACGGCCGCCTACGCCGACGCCCCGGCCGAGGAGAAGCGCGACGGCTATCGCGTAGTGCGCCTCCCGGCCGTGAAGATGCCGCAGATCGGGCTGTCGATCGACTTCGACATGAGCTTCGCCTCGCTGCGCCCTGGCAACTGGCGACGGCTGTGGAAGCTGCTCGACGAGTTCAAGCCGGACGCGATCCACCTGCACGGCCAGTTCTTCGACCTGTCGTGGCTCGCGGGCATCTACGCGCGGCGGCACGGCATCCCGACGCTGCTGACCATCCACACGCTCCTGATCAGCGACAACAAGCTGTACGGCGGCGTGTTCCGGCTGCTGGACGCGGTGCTCGTGCGGCCGATGCTGGCCTACATCAAGCCGCGGTACGTCATCCTCGACAAGCTGGGCGTCGACTACTGCGTCGACCGCTACGGCACGAGCGACGAGAACTCGGAGTACTTCCCGATCGCGGTCGACACCGGGCACTTCGCGAAGCCGGTGACGAAGGACGTCCGCGCGGAGCACGAAATCGGCGACGCACCGCTGATCGTCTCGCTGGGCCACGTCATCCCGCTGCGCAACCGGCTCCCGCTGATCGAAGCCCTGCCGTCCATTTTGGACAAGCACCCCGGCGTCCGGGTGATCGTCGTCGGCCGCGTCTACCACGACGCGTTCCTCAAGCGGGCGGCCGAACTGGGCGTCTCGGACGCGCTGGTCGTCACGGGCGCGGTCCCGAAGGAGGATGTCCCGGCGTACTTCGCGGCGGCGGACATCGTGACCCACGACCTCAACGGCGGCTGCGGCACGGCGTCCCTGGAGGCGATGCTCTCGGGCACGGCGACGATCGCGTCGGTCACCGAGGACAACTACCCGGGCATCGAGCTGCGCAACGGCGAGAACGTGCTGCTGGTGCGTCCCGACGATTCGGAAGCCGTGGCGCGCACGGTGATCGAGCTGCTCGACGACCCGGACCGCCGGGCCCAGATCGCCCAGCGCGAGAGCGAGATGGTGCGGTCGAACTTCGGCCTCGACGTCGTCGCGGAGGAACACCTTCGTACCTTTGAGAAGCTGGTGTCGGAAGCCGATGTTCTTCGATGA
- a CDS encoding NAD-dependent epimerase/dehydratase family protein, whose amino-acid sequence MSDKKVLFTGGGGFIAAHVIPLLIEGGYTVRIFDNMTRGDRARVNEFVATGQVELVEKDVRYGGAVREAMRGCTHVIHFATVSINKSIADPHESIDINMIGNHNVFAAAADEGVERLVFASTASVYGDPKRLPMHEDDELKPLTPYCISKRAGEDMLGFYERTKGLSWNALRFFNVYGPGQKIEAYYTSVINHFIQRLRAGQPPIIDGRGDQSMDFVHVDDLARAVVAALESEQANLPINIGTGIDTSIAALAKILIEAVGVDVEPLFNERDVLVSRRAADITRAREVLGWEPRITVEDGMRDLVKETE is encoded by the coding sequence GTGTCCGACAAGAAGGTGCTCTTCACCGGGGGCGGTGGGTTCATCGCCGCGCACGTCATCCCGCTGCTGATCGAGGGTGGCTACACGGTCCGGATCTTCGACAACATGACCCGCGGCGACCGCGCCCGCGTCAACGAGTTCGTCGCCACCGGCCAGGTCGAACTGGTCGAAAAGGACGTCCGCTACGGCGGTGCGGTGCGCGAGGCCATGCGCGGCTGCACGCACGTCATCCACTTCGCGACGGTGTCGATCAACAAGTCGATCGCCGACCCGCACGAGTCGATCGACATCAACATGATCGGCAACCACAACGTCTTCGCCGCGGCCGCGGACGAAGGCGTCGAGCGGCTGGTGTTCGCTTCGACCGCGTCGGTCTACGGCGACCCGAAGCGGCTGCCGATGCACGAGGACGACGAGCTCAAGCCGCTCACGCCGTACTGCATCTCGAAGCGCGCGGGCGAGGACATGCTCGGCTTCTACGAGCGCACCAAGGGCCTGTCCTGGAACGCGCTGCGGTTCTTCAACGTGTACGGCCCCGGCCAGAAGATCGAGGCCTACTACACCTCGGTGATCAACCACTTCATCCAGCGCCTGCGCGCCGGCCAGCCGCCGATCATCGACGGCCGCGGCGACCAGTCGATGGACTTCGTGCACGTCGACGACCTCGCGCGGGCCGTCGTCGCGGCGCTGGAGTCGGAGCAGGCGAACCTGCCGATCAACATCGGCACCGGCATCGACACGTCGATCGCGGCGCTGGCCAAGATCCTCATCGAGGCCGTCGGCGTCGACGTCGAGCCGCTGTTCAACGAGCGTGACGTGCTGGTTTCGCGGCGCGCCGCCGACATCACCCGCGCCCGCGAGGTGCTGGGCTGGGAGCCGCGGATCACCGTCGAAGACGGGATGCGGGATTTGGTCAAGGAAACCGAGTGA
- a CDS encoding DegT/DnrJ/EryC1/StrS family aminotransferase has product MPSDSIALGQPTVGEEELAAVAEVFRSGWLAGAGPACRRFEERFAQVTGTAHALTTANCGSALFLGLKVLGVRPGDEVIVGDYTFPATGHAVVQAGAKPVFADIRPDVFSADPAHVESLITAKTVGILAVDVAGQPGDFDEYRAIADKHGLWLFEDAACAAGATYKTRPAGSLADLAAFSFHGRKGITAGEGGALVSDREDLIAHARKLHTYGIEPAISREGSATLPIPEFHELGYNFRLSDVQAAIMNVQLDRLPDLLAARRSVAKRYHEAFDDVDALTVPVELSDREHPWQAYLLTVAPELSRDALALRIREQGVQCNFGTYASHLQPIYGPQAPLPVSADAFARQLAIPMHANLTDAEVTRVGEVVREAVQSLS; this is encoded by the coding sequence ATGCCGTCCGACAGCATTGCCCTAGGTCAGCCGACCGTCGGCGAGGAAGAACTCGCCGCCGTCGCCGAGGTCTTCCGATCCGGCTGGCTGGCCGGCGCCGGTCCGGCGTGCCGCCGTTTCGAAGAGCGGTTCGCCCAGGTCACCGGCACCGCGCACGCCTTGACGACCGCGAACTGCGGTTCGGCGCTCTTCCTGGGGCTCAAGGTCCTCGGCGTCCGGCCGGGCGACGAGGTGATCGTCGGCGACTACACGTTCCCGGCGACCGGCCACGCCGTCGTCCAAGCGGGCGCGAAGCCGGTCTTCGCCGACATCCGCCCGGACGTCTTCAGCGCCGACCCGGCCCACGTCGAGTCGCTGATCACCGCGAAGACCGTCGGCATCCTCGCCGTCGACGTCGCCGGCCAGCCCGGTGACTTCGACGAGTACCGCGCGATCGCCGACAAGCACGGCCTCTGGCTGTTCGAGGACGCCGCGTGCGCCGCCGGCGCGACGTACAAGACGCGGCCCGCCGGCAGCCTCGCCGACCTCGCCGCGTTCTCCTTCCACGGCCGCAAGGGCATCACCGCCGGCGAGGGCGGCGCGCTCGTCTCGGACCGCGAGGACCTCATCGCGCACGCCCGCAAGCTGCACACCTACGGCATCGAGCCGGCGATCAGCCGCGAGGGCTCGGCCACGCTGCCGATCCCGGAGTTCCACGAGCTCGGCTACAACTTCCGGCTGTCGGACGTCCAGGCCGCGATCATGAACGTCCAGCTCGACCGGCTGCCCGACCTCCTCGCCGCCCGCCGCTCGGTCGCGAAGCGCTACCACGAGGCCTTCGACGACGTCGACGCGCTGACCGTCCCGGTGGAACTGTCCGATCGGGAGCACCCGTGGCAGGCCTACCTGCTCACGGTCGCGCCGGAACTCAGCCGCGACGCGCTGGCCCTGCGGATCCGCGAGCAGGGCGTCCAGTGCAACTTCGGCACCTACGCCTCCCACCTCCAGCCGATCTACGGCCCCCAGGCGCCGCTGCCCGTCTCGGCGGACGCGTTCGCGCGTCAGCTCGCGATCCCGATGCACGCCAACCTCACCGACGCCGAGGTCACCCGCGTCGGCGAGGTCGTGCGCGAAGCCGTGCAGTCCCTGTCCTGA
- a CDS encoding BTAD domain-containing putative transcriptional regulator codes for MRFGVLGAVAAWAPDGTQVAVGGPRSRTLLALLALDAGRFVPAERLIDGMYGEYPPDGAANALQSQVSRLRTALKELASVEFTAAGYRLAVAPDEVDVHAFERLAREGRALLKNGEATRAAELLGDALALWRGPAFSDLADAPFAAAQAARLDELRADAADDHVEARLALGQAEDVLTGLRETVAARPLRERPRAQLVRALAAAGRPADALAAFEDARRTLADELGADPGAELAEAHLAVLRGETEKPVIPALPAQLTSFVGRDTELRQVAELLARSRLVTLTGPGGTGKTRLAIEVTAAEPGPVAFVELAPHEGDGVVHAVLTALGLRDGSRGGPQDPVERLIGALRDRTTLLVLDNCEHVVDVAARLTARLLGACPGLRVLATSREPLGITGEQLAPVPRLAVPPPGTPAGQAGGFAAIRLFADRAAASDPAFALDESTIGDVQHICAALDGLPLALELAAARVRALPAGEIAARLDDRFRLLARGSRTAEARHRSLRGVVEWSWDLLDDEERELARRLTVFSGGATAAAAAEVCGADVDLLPELAGKSFAEAVGGRFRMLETIRAFGAEKLAEAGETDRIHRAHAEYFLRFAEEADPMLRTAAQLEWLDRIDAEYDNVLAALRWATAHDVVLALRLVPPLAMYWWMRGRRFEGAGLSLEVVSRCSPEVQEQYPEEFLVCVLGALAGHPHETLEQYLPLVRRYAVGGDWTPRNPMLVMLMGVVAGPPADDEQMLGRGKGLLTRGDAWGWALLPMGVGLRAMMTGELAEAEDGLREGAAQFRALGERWGLSMALDHLSQLLTWRGEHEAALPLMDEALGLMHEIGATDDVADLICRRAWTRLLSGDRAGAQADYDLAAATARRAGMPESRASAYVGLANLARYEGDLAAARSLNERALAECPGGSFAAETARASAMISLGWLAVAEGRPAEAARLHREALLAGHRWHAGDVVAFALEGLAGAAQPEPAALLLGAAAGVRGTAIAADPDAGAVRARVRESLGAEGFERAYATGAGMSAQKALTAAGLAG; via the coding sequence ATGCGATTCGGGGTGCTGGGGGCCGTCGCCGCGTGGGCGCCGGACGGCACGCAGGTGGCGGTGGGCGGGCCGCGCTCGCGGACGCTGCTGGCGTTGCTGGCGCTGGACGCCGGGCGGTTCGTCCCGGCCGAGCGGCTGATCGACGGCATGTACGGCGAATACCCGCCGGACGGCGCCGCGAACGCGCTCCAGTCCCAAGTGTCGCGGCTGCGGACGGCGCTGAAGGAACTTGCCTCGGTCGAGTTCACCGCGGCCGGGTACCGGCTGGCCGTCGCACCGGACGAAGTGGACGTTCACGCTTTCGAACGCCTGGCGCGCGAAGGCCGTGCGCTGCTGAAGAACGGCGAAGCCACGCGGGCCGCGGAGCTGCTGGGCGACGCGCTGGCACTGTGGCGCGGCCCGGCGTTCAGCGACCTGGCGGACGCGCCGTTCGCCGCCGCCCAGGCCGCGCGGCTCGACGAGCTGCGGGCCGACGCGGCGGACGACCACGTCGAGGCCCGGCTGGCGCTGGGGCAGGCCGAAGACGTCCTGACCGGACTGCGGGAGACCGTCGCCGCGCGGCCGCTGCGGGAACGGCCGCGGGCCCAGCTCGTGCGGGCGCTGGCCGCGGCGGGCCGGCCCGCGGACGCGCTGGCCGCGTTCGAGGACGCCCGCCGCACGCTGGCCGACGAGCTGGGCGCCGATCCCGGCGCGGAACTCGCCGAAGCCCACCTCGCCGTGCTCCGCGGCGAGACCGAGAAGCCGGTGATCCCGGCGCTGCCCGCCCAGCTGACCAGCTTCGTCGGCCGTGACACCGAACTGCGGCAGGTCGCGGAGCTGCTGGCGCGCAGCCGGCTCGTGACGCTGACCGGGCCGGGCGGCACCGGCAAGACCCGGCTGGCCATCGAAGTCACGGCGGCCGAACCCGGGCCGGTCGCGTTCGTCGAGCTCGCCCCGCACGAAGGCGACGGCGTCGTCCACGCGGTGCTGACCGCGCTCGGCCTGCGGGACGGCTCGCGCGGCGGCCCGCAGGATCCGGTCGAGCGGCTGATCGGCGCGTTGCGCGACCGGACGACGCTGCTGGTGCTCGACAACTGCGAGCACGTCGTCGACGTCGCGGCCCGGCTGACCGCGCGGCTGCTCGGCGCGTGCCCGGGGCTGCGGGTGCTGGCGACCAGCCGGGAACCGCTCGGCATCACCGGCGAGCAGCTGGCCCCGGTGCCGCGGCTGGCCGTCCCGCCGCCCGGGACGCCCGCCGGGCAGGCGGGCGGGTTCGCCGCGATCCGGCTCTTCGCCGACCGCGCCGCCGCGAGCGATCCCGCGTTCGCGCTCGACGAGAGCACGATCGGCGACGTCCAGCACATCTGCGCGGCCCTCGACGGCCTGCCGCTGGCGCTGGAGCTGGCCGCGGCCCGGGTCCGGGCCCTGCCCGCCGGCGAGATCGCGGCCCGGCTCGACGACCGGTTCCGGCTGCTGGCCCGCGGCAGCCGGACGGCCGAGGCGCGGCACCGCTCGCTGCGCGGCGTCGTCGAGTGGAGCTGGGACCTGCTCGACGACGAGGAGCGCGAGCTGGCGCGGCGGCTCACGGTGTTCTCCGGCGGCGCGACCGCCGCGGCCGCCGCCGAGGTGTGCGGCGCCGACGTCGACCTGCTGCCGGAGCTGGCGGGCAAGTCCTTCGCCGAGGCGGTCGGCGGCCGGTTCCGGATGCTGGAGACGATCCGCGCGTTCGGCGCGGAGAAGCTCGCCGAAGCGGGCGAGACCGACCGGATCCACCGCGCGCACGCCGAGTACTTCCTGCGGTTCGCCGAGGAAGCCGACCCGATGCTGCGGACCGCGGCGCAGCTGGAGTGGCTCGACCGGATCGACGCCGAGTACGACAACGTCCTGGCCGCCCTGCGCTGGGCCACCGCGCACGACGTCGTGCTCGCGCTGCGGCTGGTGCCGCCGCTCGCGATGTACTGGTGGATGCGCGGCCGGCGGTTCGAGGGCGCCGGGTTGTCGCTGGAGGTCGTTTCGCGCTGTTCCCCGGAGGTCCAGGAGCAGTACCCCGAGGAGTTCCTGGTGTGCGTGCTCGGCGCGCTGGCCGGGCACCCCCACGAGACACTGGAGCAGTACCTCCCGCTGGTCCGCCGGTACGCGGTCGGCGGCGACTGGACGCCCCGGAACCCGATGCTGGTGATGCTGATGGGCGTCGTCGCCGGGCCGCCCGCCGACGACGAGCAGATGCTCGGCCGCGGCAAGGGACTGCTCACCCGCGGCGACGCGTGGGGCTGGGCGTTGCTGCCGATGGGCGTCGGCCTGCGCGCGATGATGACCGGCGAGCTGGCCGAGGCCGAGGACGGGCTGCGCGAGGGCGCGGCGCAGTTCCGCGCGCTCGGCGAGCGGTGGGGCCTGTCGATGGCGCTGGACCACCTGTCGCAGCTGCTGACGTGGCGGGGCGAGCACGAAGCCGCGCTGCCGCTGATGGACGAGGCACTGGGCCTGATGCACGAGATCGGCGCGACCGACGACGTCGCCGACCTGATCTGCCGCCGCGCGTGGACCCGGCTGCTCTCGGGCGACCGCGCGGGCGCCCAGGCCGACTACGACCTCGCGGCGGCGACCGCCCGGCGCGCGGGCATGCCGGAGTCCCGCGCGTCGGCGTACGTCGGCCTGGCGAACCTGGCGCGGTACGAAGGCGACCTGGCCGCGGCCCGGTCGCTGAACGAGCGCGCGCTGGCGGAGTGCCCCGGCGGGTCGTTCGCGGCGGAGACGGCCCGGGCGAGCGCGATGATCTCGCTGGGCTGGCTGGCGGTGGCGGAAGGACGTCCGGCGGAGGCGGCCCGGCTGCACCGGGAGGCGCTGCTGGCGGGGCACCGGTGGCACGCGGGGGACGTCGTCGCGTTCGCGCTGGAGGGCCTGGCCGGCGCCGCCCAGCCGGAACCGGCCGCGCTCCTGCTCGGCGCGGCCGCGGGGGTCCGGGGAACGGCGATCGCGGCCGACCCGGACGCCGGCGCGGTGCGGGCCCGGGTGCGGGAATCGCTGGGCGCGGAGGGCTTCGAACGGGCGTACGCGACCGGGGCGGGGATGAGCGCGCAGAAGGCGCTGACCGCGGCCGGTCTGGCGGGCTGA
- the lhgO gene encoding L-2-hydroxyglutarate oxidase produces the protein MRNVVVVGGGIVGLAVAWELTRRGLDVTVLEKESRWAAHQTGHNSNVVHAGLYYKPGSFKARMSVAGNRSIVDFARQYGVPVEVCGKLVVATDEREIPALNTLAERAEANGVPAKKISPAEAREYEPEVSCVAALRVESTGIIDFPAVCHALVRLLDEAGVDLRLDSPALAIRAGANGGVEVATGGDVVVADALVNCAGLHSDRVARMAGITPSAKIVPFRGEYYELKPERRGLVKGLIYPVPDPTLPFLGVHLTRMLDGSVHAGPNAVLALRREGYRWGDFSAKDVAEVAAFPGVWRLAKKYAFPTGLDEVRRSFSKKRFAASLARLVPAVTEDDIVRHGSGVRAQAMRRDGSLVDDFLIETARDQVHVLNAPSPAATSALEIARHIADQVSDG, from the coding sequence GTGCGCAACGTGGTGGTCGTCGGGGGCGGGATCGTCGGTCTGGCCGTGGCCTGGGAACTCACCAGGCGAGGGCTGGACGTCACCGTGCTGGAGAAGGAGTCCCGGTGGGCGGCCCACCAGACCGGGCACAACTCGAACGTCGTGCACGCGGGGCTCTACTACAAGCCCGGTTCGTTCAAGGCGCGGATGTCCGTCGCCGGCAACCGGTCCATCGTGGACTTCGCGCGCCAGTACGGCGTGCCGGTCGAGGTGTGCGGGAAGCTCGTCGTCGCCACCGACGAACGCGAGATCCCCGCGCTGAACACCCTCGCCGAGCGGGCCGAAGCCAACGGCGTCCCGGCCAAGAAGATCTCGCCAGCGGAAGCCCGCGAGTACGAGCCCGAGGTCTCGTGCGTCGCCGCGCTGCGGGTCGAGTCCACCGGGATCATCGACTTCCCCGCCGTCTGCCACGCGCTCGTCCGGCTGCTCGACGAAGCCGGCGTCGACCTGCGCCTCGACAGTCCCGCGCTGGCCATCCGGGCCGGCGCGAACGGCGGGGTCGAGGTCGCCACCGGCGGCGACGTCGTCGTCGCGGACGCCCTCGTCAACTGCGCCGGCCTGCACTCCGACCGCGTCGCGCGGATGGCCGGCATCACGCCGTCGGCGAAGATCGTGCCGTTCCGCGGCGAGTACTACGAGCTCAAGCCGGAGCGCCGCGGCCTGGTCAAGGGCCTGATCTACCCGGTGCCGGACCCGACGCTGCCGTTCCTCGGCGTGCACCTCACGCGGATGCTCGACGGCAGCGTGCACGCCGGCCCGAACGCCGTGCTCGCGCTGCGCCGCGAGGGCTACCGCTGGGGCGACTTCTCCGCGAAGGACGTCGCCGAGGTCGCGGCCTTCCCCGGCGTCTGGCGGCTCGCGAAGAAGTACGCGTTCCCGACCGGGCTCGACGAGGTCCGCCGCTCGTTCTCGAAGAAGCGCTTCGCCGCCAGCCTCGCCCGGCTCGTCCCGGCCGTCACCGAGGACGACATCGTCCGCCACGGCTCCGGCGTCCGCGCCCAGGCCATGCGCCGCGACGGCTCGCTCGTCGACGACTTCCTCATCGAGACCGCGCGCGACCAGGTGCACGTCCTGAACGCGCCGTCACCGGCCGCGACGAGCGCGCTGGAGATCGCGCGCCACATCGCCGACCAGGTGTCCGACGGCTAG
- a CDS encoding DUF3558 family protein, whose protein sequence is MKWQVAVALAAATVVTGCTVAVGGSASPVPGQGPVVKAVDACKLLDEAQVDALGYQQPGKSVPEDKDRLQPPTCFWSLKDNDDLTAVLSIGLATDMDFNEYIAGAVPKSSPQEIGGLTWTQYGSILPDDCTFYASLGDKSFAFVGVSTGKLEKSCELVKLAIPQAAAHLPGGQDAPPITPQTSAKPEPGGPLLSADPCATLKPDQVAQLKNISPDGEKTNSTVIPNSTYCLWDDTDGDEGQKAFEVWFGPSTPVADWPGAKGVNPTETIDVGGKKWGLYPNMGGLRATCGATLPVTETSSIQVVSGFIGDDTKTCDIVKQALPLVTPNLPG, encoded by the coding sequence ATGAAGTGGCAGGTGGCGGTGGCGCTGGCCGCGGCGACCGTGGTGACCGGGTGCACGGTGGCGGTCGGCGGTTCGGCGTCGCCGGTGCCCGGCCAGGGCCCGGTCGTCAAGGCCGTAGACGCCTGCAAGCTGCTCGACGAAGCCCAGGTCGACGCCCTCGGCTACCAGCAGCCCGGCAAATCGGTGCCGGAGGACAAGGACCGCCTCCAGCCGCCGACGTGCTTCTGGAGCTTGAAGGACAACGACGACCTGACGGCCGTGCTCAGCATCGGTCTCGCGACGGACATGGACTTCAACGAGTACATCGCCGGCGCCGTCCCGAAGTCCTCGCCGCAGGAGATCGGCGGGCTCACCTGGACGCAGTACGGCTCGATCCTCCCCGACGACTGCACGTTCTACGCCTCGCTCGGCGACAAGTCGTTCGCCTTCGTCGGCGTCTCGACGGGCAAGCTCGAGAAGTCGTGCGAACTGGTGAAGCTGGCGATCCCGCAGGCCGCGGCGCACCTGCCCGGCGGGCAGGACGCGCCGCCGATCACGCCGCAGACCTCGGCGAAGCCGGAGCCGGGCGGACCGCTGCTGTCGGCCGACCCGTGCGCGACGCTCAAGCCGGACCAGGTGGCGCAGCTGAAGAACATCTCGCCCGACGGCGAGAAGACCAACTCGACCGTGATCCCGAACTCGACCTACTGCCTCTGGGACGACACCGACGGCGACGAGGGCCAGAAGGCCTTCGAAGTCTGGTTCGGCCCCAGCACGCCGGTGGCGGACTGGCCCGGCGCGAAGGGCGTCAACCCGACCGAGACCATCGACGTCGGCGGCAAGAAGTGGGGCCTGTACCCGAACATGGGCGGCCTGCGGGCGACCTGCGGTGCGACGCTGCCGGTCACCGAGACGTCGTCGATCCAGGTGGTCAGCGGGTTCATCGGGGACGACACCAAGACCTGCGACATCGTCAAGCAGGCCCTGCCGCTGGTGACGCCGAACCTGCCGGGCTAG
- the serS gene encoding serine--tRNA ligase codes for MIDPRTLRDDPEAVRASQRARGEDEGVVDKLLSLDTRRRSSIAAADKLRNEQKLLGKQIPKAPPEEKQQLLATAKELAAQVKAAEAEQNTASEEFDQLFRTVPNLVHPDAPVGGEDDFAVVKHVGEPTKFDFAPKDHLELLEGLGGVDMERGAKVSGSRFYFLTGVGAQLQLGLLNMAIAQALENGFTPMITPSLVRPEVMAGTGFLGSHSSEIYHLEEDDLYLVGTSEVPLAGFHSGEILELDEGSKRYAGWSSCYRREAGSYGKDTRGIIRVHQFDKVEMFVYAKPADAEAEHAKLLGWEEQMLAKIEVPYRVIDTATGDLGTSAHRKFDCEAWIPTQDTYRELTSTSNCTTFQARRLSVRYRDENGKPQIAATLNGTLATTRWIVAIVENHQQEDGSVRVPEALRPFVGGKEVLTPR; via the coding sequence GTGATTGACCCCAGGACTCTGCGCGATGACCCGGAAGCCGTGCGCGCGTCGCAGCGCGCTCGTGGTGAAGACGAGGGAGTGGTCGACAAGCTGCTCTCCCTCGACACCCGGCGCCGGTCTTCGATCGCGGCCGCGGACAAGCTGCGCAACGAGCAGAAGCTCCTGGGCAAGCAGATCCCGAAGGCCCCGCCGGAGGAGAAGCAGCAGCTGCTGGCCACGGCCAAGGAGCTCGCCGCGCAGGTCAAGGCGGCCGAGGCGGAGCAGAACACCGCGTCGGAGGAGTTCGACCAGCTCTTCCGGACCGTGCCGAACCTGGTGCACCCGGACGCGCCCGTCGGCGGCGAGGACGACTTCGCCGTGGTCAAGCACGTCGGCGAGCCGACGAAGTTCGACTTCGCCCCGAAGGACCACCTCGAGCTGCTCGAAGGCCTCGGCGGCGTCGACATGGAGCGCGGCGCGAAGGTGTCGGGCTCGCGGTTCTACTTCCTCACCGGCGTCGGCGCGCAGCTGCAGCTCGGCCTGCTCAACATGGCCATCGCGCAGGCGCTCGAAAACGGCTTCACGCCGATGATCACCCCGTCGCTGGTCCGCCCCGAGGTCATGGCGGGCACCGGCTTCCTCGGCTCGCACTCGAGCGAGATCTACCACCTCGAGGAAGACGACCTGTACCTGGTCGGGACGTCGGAGGTGCCGCTCGCCGGCTTCCACTCCGGCGAGATCCTCGAGCTCGACGAGGGCTCGAAGCGGTACGCGGGCTGGTCGTCCTGCTACCGCCGCGAGGCCGGCTCGTACGGCAAGGACACCCGCGGCATCATCCGCGTGCACCAGTTCGACAAGGTCGAGATGTTCGTCTACGCCAAGCCGGCCGACGCCGAGGCGGAGCACGCGAAGCTGCTCGGCTGGGAAGAGCAGATGCTCGCCAAGATCGAGGTGCCCTACCGGGTGATCGACACCGCGACCGGCGACCTCGGCACGTCCGCGCACCGCAAGTTCGACTGCGAGGCGTGGATCCCGACCCAGGACACCTACCGCGAGCTGACCTCGACGTCGAACTGCACGACGTTCCAGGCCCGCCGCCTCTCGGTCCGCTACCGCGACGAGAACGGCAAGCCGCAGATCGCCGCGACACTCAACGGCACGCTGGCCACCACCCGGTGGATCGTCGCGATCGTCGAGAACCACCAGCAGGAGGACGGCTCGGTCCGCGTGCCGGAGGCGCTGCGCCCGTTCGTCGGCGGCAAGGAAGTCCTCACCCCTCGCTGA